In Candidatus Nitrosotenuis cloacae, the following proteins share a genomic window:
- a CDS encoding SIR2 family NAD-dependent protein deacylase, protein MFDSIQEKIRGAGKIVFVTGAGISQESGIPTFRGKDGFWGKYDPMQLATIDAFYENPKLVWEWYEERRKNILMAQPNAGHTAIARLGRYKDVIVLTQNIDGLHQKAGSKNVLELHGSIIRIKCTHCSFSDDMEAGFDVLPPKCRCGHMLRPDVVWFGEALPQDIWREAIMHAQSCDVMVIVGTSLVVSPANSLPLYAKQNGAVLVEVNPEKTVMSSEMDLSVRQTSASALPKMVELFES, encoded by the coding sequence ATGTTTGACTCCATACAAGAAAAGATCAGGGGCGCAGGCAAGATAGTCTTTGTGACGGGCGCCGGAATATCACAGGAGAGCGGCATCCCCACGTTCCGCGGAAAGGACGGGTTCTGGGGCAAGTACGACCCGATGCAGCTTGCAACAATTGACGCGTTCTACGAAAATCCAAAGCTTGTCTGGGAATGGTACGAGGAGCGCAGAAAAAACATCCTAATGGCGCAGCCAAACGCGGGCCACACCGCAATTGCCAGACTTGGCAGGTACAAGGACGTAATAGTGCTCACGCAGAACATCGACGGGCTGCACCAAAAGGCCGGAAGCAAGAATGTCCTTGAGCTGCACGGCAGCATAATCCGAATCAAGTGCACCCACTGCTCGTTTTCAGACGATATGGAAGCCGGCTTTGATGTGCTGCCGCCAAAATGCCGATGCGGGCACATGCTGAGGCCGGACGTGGTCTGGTTTGGCGAGGCGCTGCCTCAGGATATCTGGAGGGAGGCGATAATGCACGCGCAGAGCTGCGACGTGATGGTTATTGTCGGAACGTCCCTTGTTGTCTCTCCTGCAAACTCGCTTCCGCTCTACGCAAAGCAGAACGGCGCGGTCCTAGTTGAGGTAAACCCGGAAAAGACCGTGATGTCAAGTGAGATGGATCTCTCAGTCAGGCAGACAAGCGCAAGCGCGCTGCCCAAAATGGTGGAACTGTTCGAATCATGA
- a CDS encoding RNA-binding domain-containing protein, translating to MIPEVSCKIEAVCEINPSEDPQKITEALSNVLDNFELEMDEHSARATASDIEALSKIHHSIENHRSHRVYFRFLNNNLDGDSTWLYLNKQAAFVNSIALCEHDDESPLGPIKITIRSKDIERIIEWLAT from the coding sequence ATGATCCCCGAGGTAAGCTGCAAAATCGAGGCAGTCTGCGAGATAAACCCGTCTGAGGATCCGCAAAAGATAACCGAGGCGTTGTCCAACGTGCTGGACAACTTTGAGCTGGAAATGGACGAGCATTCCGCACGGGCAACCGCAAGCGACATCGAGGCGCTCTCCAAGATACACCATTCCATAGAGAACCACCGGTCCCATCGCGTCTACTTTAGGTTCCTCAACAACAACCTCGACGGCGACTCCACCTGGCTTTACCTGAACAAGCAGGCAGCCTTTGTAAACTCGATTGCGCTCTGCGAGCACGACGACGAGTCCCCGCTGGGGCCAATCAAGATCACCATACGCTCAAAGGACATAGAGAGAATAATCGAGTGGCTAGCTACCTAG
- a CDS encoding AAA family ATPase — translation MPRLIVCLTGMPGAGKSTIAAGLQKKGFESFNMGDAVRAEARRRSMEPTGQNLGRLMLELREKNGPGAVADLIKDQIMQSKSDVVVIDGVRSNAEIDVLKKITQVKLLAIHASTDTRYSFLSVRGRSDDPADRRMFDERDGREIGVGISASIALADETISNNNFTIEQLVNTAYEIILKWLK, via the coding sequence ATGCCAAGACTGATAGTCTGCCTTACGGGGATGCCGGGTGCAGGCAAGTCCACGATTGCTGCGGGGCTGCAGAAAAAGGGATTTGAGAGCTTCAACATGGGCGACGCGGTTCGCGCGGAGGCAAGAAGGAGGAGCATGGAGCCGACGGGACAGAACCTCGGAAGGCTGATGCTTGAGCTGCGCGAAAAGAACGGGCCGGGCGCAGTGGCGGATCTCATCAAGGACCAGATCATGCAGTCAAAATCCGACGTAGTCGTAATAGACGGAGTGCGCTCCAACGCGGAAATAGACGTGCTCAAAAAGATAACACAGGTCAAGCTTCTGGCAATTCACGCCTCTACTGACACCAGGTACAGCTTCCTTAGCGTCCGCGGAAGATCCGATGATCCGGCGGACAGAAGGATGTTCGATGAGCGCGACGGCAGGGAGATCGGCGTTGGGATATCTGCATCAATTGCGCTTGCCGACGAGACGATATCAAATAACAATTTCACAATAGAGCAGCTGGTCAACACCGCGTACGAGATAATACTAAAGTGGCTCAAATGA
- the thpR gene encoding RNA 2',3'-cyclic phosphodiesterase: MRAFVAVEIADAGVLDSIKKLQDEITVDAKPVETKNMHFTLLFLGEISEETASKVSEQLRTIRFSTFELSFEGVGAFPKPKFPRVIWVGIAKDGADKLVELARSVEQKLGSLGFRADKPFKPHATIFRIKNSTDVTEQLSRHAAAKLGTMMVSELKLKKSVLTPQGPIYSDLEVIRAA; encoded by the coding sequence ATGCGGGCCTTTGTTGCAGTAGAGATAGCAGATGCGGGCGTCCTTGATTCCATAAAAAAGCTGCAGGACGAGATCACAGTGGATGCAAAGCCTGTCGAGACCAAAAACATGCACTTTACGCTGCTGTTCCTAGGTGAGATCTCAGAGGAGACGGCCTCAAAGGTCTCAGAGCAGTTGAGGACCATCAGGTTTTCCACGTTTGAGCTGAGCTTTGAGGGAGTCGGCGCGTTCCCAAAGCCAAAGTTTCCGCGAGTCATCTGGGTCGGAATAGCAAAGGACGGGGCGGACAAGCTGGTAGAGCTTGCCAGGTCGGTCGAGCAGAAGCTTGGATCTCTGGGCTTTAGGGCGGACAAGCCGTTCAAGCCGCATGCGACCATATTCAGGATTAAAAATTCAACAGATGTGACAGAGCAGCTGTCAAGACATGCTGCCGCAAAGCTTGGCACAATGATGGTGTCGGAGCTAAAGCTGAAAAAAAGCGTTCTTACACCACAAGGTCCAATATACTCTGATTTAGAGGTGATACGAGCAGCATGA